A region of Pseudomonas sp. Marseille-Q3773 DNA encodes the following proteins:
- the tusB gene encoding sulfurtransferase complex subunit TusB: protein MTTLHVIAHSPFGDERLASCLRLLGAEDALLLCGDAVYALRSGSEPYRQLQAAGLAERLFALEEDVQARAVGNQLAKAVDYAGFVELSLHYHKVNSWL from the coding sequence ATGACAACCCTGCATGTAATTGCCCACTCACCGTTTGGCGACGAGCGCCTGGCCAGTTGCCTGCGCCTGCTCGGCGCCGAAGATGCCCTGCTGCTTTGCGGTGACGCGGTATACGCCCTGCGCAGCGGCAGCGAGCCGTACCGCCAATTGCAAGCCGCCGGCCTGGCCGAGCGCCTGTTCGCGCTTGAGGAAGATGTGCAGGCCCGCGCAGTCGGCAACCAACTGGCCAAGGCCGTGGATTACGCCGGCTTCGTCGAACTGTCGCTGCATTACCACAAGGTCAACAGCTGGCTATGA
- the cysG gene encoding siroheme synthase CysG, with amino-acid sequence MDYLPLFHKLQGGRVLVVGGGEIALRKARLLADAGAALRVVAPEVDGQLAALAREGGGEVLVRGYQAADLVGCRLVIAATDDTGLNAQVSADAQALSLPVNVVDAPALCTVIFPAIVDRSPLVIAVSSGGDAPVLARLIRAKLEAWIPSAYGELAGLAARFRHKVKSLYPDVNQRRGFWETVFQGPIAERQLAGQGAEAERLLQAMVDGAPVQQGGEVYLVGAGPGDPDLLTFRALRLMQQADVVLYDRLVAPAIIEMCRRDAERIYVGKRRADHAVPQDQINRLLVDLAQQGKRVLRLKGGDPFIFGRGGEEIEELAGQGIPFQVVPGITAASGCSAYGGIPLTHRDYAQSVRFVTGHLKDGTSNLPWDDLVAPAQTLVFYMGLVGLPTICAELIRHGRAATTPAALVQQGTTRNQRVFTGTLADLPELVARHEVHAPTLVIVGEVVQLRDKLAWFEGSQNS; translated from the coding sequence ATGGATTACCTGCCGCTGTTCCACAAGCTGCAGGGTGGCCGCGTGCTGGTCGTCGGCGGCGGTGAAATCGCCTTGCGCAAGGCGCGCCTGCTGGCCGATGCCGGGGCCGCGCTGCGCGTGGTGGCACCGGAGGTCGACGGCCAACTGGCCGCGCTGGCCCGGGAAGGTGGCGGTGAGGTGCTGGTGCGTGGCTATCAGGCAGCCGACCTGGTCGGTTGCCGGCTGGTGATCGCGGCCACCGACGACACCGGGCTCAACGCCCAGGTGTCGGCTGATGCGCAGGCCCTCAGCCTGCCGGTCAATGTGGTTGATGCGCCGGCCCTGTGCACGGTGATCTTCCCGGCGATCGTCGACCGCTCGCCCTTGGTGATTGCAGTTTCCAGCGGCGGTGATGCGCCGGTGCTGGCGCGCTTGATTCGCGCCAAGCTCGAGGCCTGGATTCCATCGGCCTATGGCGAGCTGGCCGGGTTGGCAGCGCGTTTCCGGCACAAGGTCAAATCCTTGTACCCGGATGTCAACCAGCGCCGCGGCTTCTGGGAAACCGTGTTCCAGGGCCCGATTGCCGAACGCCAGCTGGCCGGGCAGGGCGCCGAGGCCGAGCGCCTGTTACAGGCGATGGTGGACGGTGCGCCGGTGCAGCAGGGCGGTGAGGTGTATCTGGTGGGTGCGGGCCCGGGCGATCCGGACCTGCTGACCTTCCGTGCCTTGCGCCTGATGCAACAGGCCGATGTGGTGCTGTACGACCGCCTGGTGGCACCGGCGATCATCGAGATGTGCCGGCGCGACGCCGAGCGTATCTATGTGGGCAAGCGCCGTGCCGACCATGCCGTGCCGCAGGACCAGATCAACCGCCTGCTGGTCGACCTGGCCCAACAGGGCAAGCGGGTATTGCGCCTGAAGGGCGGCGACCCGTTCATTTTCGGGCGCGGCGGCGAAGAGATCGAAGAGCTGGCCGGGCAGGGTATCCCGTTCCAGGTGGTGCCGGGCATTACCGCGGCCAGTGGCTGTTCCGCCTATGGCGGGATTCCGCTGACCCACCGCGACTATGCCCAGTCGGTGCGTTTCGTGACCGGGCACCTGAAGGATGGCACCAGCAACCTGCCTTGGGATGACCTGGTGGCACCGGCGCAGACCCTGGTGTTCTACATGGGCCTGGTCGGTTTGCCGACCATCTGTGCCGAGCTGATTCGTCATGGCCGCGCGGCCACTACCCCGGCAGCGCTGGTACAGCAGGGGACCACGCGTAATCAGCGGGTGTTCACCGGTACCCTGGCGGATTTGCCTGAGCTGGTGGCCCGGCATGAAGTGCATGCGCCGACCTTGGTGATTGTCGGCGAAGTGGTGCAGTTGCGTGACAAGCTCGCCTGGTTCGAAGGTTCGCAGAACAGCTGA
- a CDS encoding alpha/beta hydrolase, whose protein sequence is MSARHPSTALQRRFGHTLLACALLPLGLMAANVTTAAPQTPQPATTVADDFGPLKHINAGVLDVAYVEQGPADGPVVILLHGWPYDIHSFEHVAPALAAKGYRVLVPYVRGYGQTRFLSAATPRNAQPAALASDVIAFMDALHVQRAVLAGFDWGARTADIVSALWPERVKALVSVSGYLISSQEAAKAPLPPSAELQWWYQYYFATARGQAGYEQNRHAFAKLIWQTASPRWAFDDATFERSAKALDNPDQVAITVHNYRWRLGLAQGETRYDPLEARLARFPSIGVPTITLEGDANGAPHPPAEAYAQRFTGKYQYRLISGGIGHNLPQEAPQAFIQAVVDADHL, encoded by the coding sequence ATGTCCGCCCGCCACCCGAGCACCGCCCTGCAACGCCGTTTCGGCCATACGCTGCTTGCCTGTGCCCTGTTGCCGCTTGGCCTGATGGCGGCGAATGTCACCACGGCTGCGCCGCAGACGCCTCAGCCAGCCACCACCGTGGCCGATGACTTCGGCCCGCTGAAACACATCAACGCAGGTGTGCTCGACGTGGCCTATGTCGAGCAAGGCCCGGCCGACGGTCCGGTAGTAATTTTGTTGCATGGCTGGCCCTACGACATCCACAGCTTCGAACATGTCGCACCTGCCCTCGCCGCAAAAGGCTACCGGGTGTTGGTGCCCTACGTTCGCGGCTATGGGCAAACCCGCTTCCTGTCTGCCGCAACCCCACGCAACGCCCAGCCTGCGGCGCTGGCCAGCGACGTCATCGCGTTCATGGATGCGCTGCATGTCCAGCGCGCAGTGCTTGCCGGCTTCGACTGGGGCGCACGCACTGCCGATATTGTCTCGGCACTGTGGCCAGAGCGGGTCAAGGCGCTGGTGTCGGTCAGCGGTTACCTGATCAGCAGCCAGGAAGCCGCCAAGGCCCCCCTGCCCCCCAGCGCCGAATTGCAATGGTGGTACCAGTACTACTTCGCCACCGCACGCGGCCAGGCCGGCTATGAGCAGAACCGCCATGCCTTCGCCAAACTGATCTGGCAAACCGCTTCCCCCAGGTGGGCCTTCGATGACGCCACCTTCGAGCGCAGCGCCAAGGCTCTGGACAACCCCGACCAAGTGGCGATCACCGTGCACAACTACCGTTGGCGGCTGGGCCTGGCACAGGGCGAAACACGCTACGACCCGCTTGAAGCCAGGCTGGCCCGCTTCCCCAGCATCGGCGTGCCGACCATTACCCTGGAGGGCGACGCCAACGGCGCCCCGCATCCACCAGCCGAAGCGTATGCACAGCGCTTTACCGGCAAGTACCAGTACCGACTGATCAGTGGTGGCATTGGCCACAACCTGCCCCAGGAAGCACCCCAGGCGTTCATTCAGGCGGTCGTGGATGCGGATCACCTTTAA
- a CDS encoding uracil-xanthine permease family protein translates to MSSHEHSPGAAAPANELVLGLEDRPRPLIGLLAALQHLLAIIVPIVTPGLLICQALGVSARDTNLIVSMSLVISGIATFVQCKRFGPFGAGLLIVQGTSFNFVGPLIAGGALMVKQGTPVESVMAAIFGVVIAGSFVEMGVSRILPFVKRLITPLVTGIVVLMIGLTLIKVGLISMGGGFGAMANGTFANGENLLLSGVVLAIIVVLNRIPVVWMRSCAIVIALAVGYALAGYLGRLDFTGMHQAALFQVPTPLHFGLGFSWALFIPMLVIYLVTSLEAIGDVTATSKVSRQPVEGPLWMQRIKGGVLVNGANSLLAGFFNTFPSSIFAQNNGVIQLTGIASRHIGIWIAAMLVLLGLFPSVAGVIQAVPEPVLGGAAMVMFGAVAASGINILASTRLDRRALLIIAVSLALGLGVAQVPEFLAHMPAAIRNVLESGVATGGICALVLNWFLPEGKEQA, encoded by the coding sequence ATGAGCTCACACGAACACAGCCCAGGCGCAGCAGCGCCTGCCAATGAACTGGTGCTTGGCCTGGAAGACAGGCCACGGCCGTTGATCGGCCTGCTGGCAGCGCTGCAGCACCTGCTGGCGATCATCGTGCCGATCGTCACCCCTGGCCTGCTGATCTGCCAGGCGCTGGGCGTTTCTGCGCGGGACACCAACCTGATCGTATCGATGTCGTTGGTAATCTCCGGCATCGCCACCTTCGTCCAGTGCAAGCGCTTCGGGCCGTTCGGTGCCGGGCTGCTGATCGTCCAGGGCACCAGCTTCAACTTCGTCGGGCCGCTGATTGCCGGTGGCGCGCTGATGGTCAAGCAAGGCACGCCGGTGGAAAGTGTGATGGCGGCAATCTTTGGTGTGGTCATCGCCGGTTCGTTCGTCGAGATGGGCGTGTCGCGCATCCTGCCCTTCGTCAAACGCCTGATTACGCCGCTGGTGACCGGCATCGTCGTGCTGATGATCGGCCTGACCTTGATCAAGGTCGGCCTGATCAGCATGGGTGGTGGTTTCGGCGCCATGGCCAACGGTACCTTCGCCAATGGCGAGAACCTGCTGCTGTCGGGCGTGGTACTGGCAATCATCGTCGTTCTCAACCGCATCCCGGTGGTATGGATGCGCAGTTGCGCGATCGTTATCGCCCTTGCGGTCGGCTATGCGCTGGCCGGCTACCTGGGCCGCCTCGACTTCACCGGCATGCACCAGGCCGCGCTGTTCCAGGTACCGACGCCGCTGCACTTTGGCCTGGGCTTCTCCTGGGCGCTGTTCATTCCGATGCTGGTGATCTACCTGGTGACTTCGCTGGAAGCCATCGGCGACGTCACTGCCACCAGCAAGGTGTCGCGCCAGCCGGTCGAAGGGCCACTATGGATGCAGCGGATCAAGGGCGGCGTGCTGGTCAATGGGGCAAACTCGCTGCTGGCCGGTTTCTTCAACACCTTCCCGAGCTCGATCTTTGCGCAGAACAATGGCGTGATCCAGTTGACCGGTATCGCCAGCCGCCATATCGGCATCTGGATCGCTGCAATGCTGGTGCTGCTGGGCCTGTTCCCGAGCGTTGCCGGGGTGATCCAGGCGGTACCGGAACCGGTGCTGGGTGGCGCGGCCATGGTCATGTTCGGCGCAGTTGCCGCTTCGGGCATCAATATCCTGGCCAGTACCCGGCTGGATCGTCGCGCCTTGCTGATCATCGCGGTGTCGCTGGCACTGGGCCTGGGTGTGGCGCAGGTACCGGAGTTCCTGGCACACATGCCGGCAGCGATTCGCAATGTGCTGGAGTCGGGTGTGGCGACTGGGGGGATTTGCGCGCTGGTGCTGAACTGGTTCCTGCCAGAGGGCAAGGAGCAGGCTTGA
- a CDS encoding cysteine hydrolase family protein produces the protein MTAFADNTVLLLIDLQVGIHHPRLGRRNNPEAELRIGELLAAWRRSARPVVHVRHLSRLADSVFWPGQPGCEFQPAFTPLASETVFDKHVPDAFANSGLERWLHTRGISQLVIAGVITNNSVESTARSAGNLGFDVVVVEDACFTFDQHDLHGRLWPAEDVHALSLANLALDYARILRAEQVLAGSALAGGG, from the coding sequence ATGACCGCTTTCGCCGACAACACAGTCCTGCTGCTGATCGACCTTCAGGTTGGCATTCACCACCCACGTCTGGGCCGGCGTAACAACCCGGAAGCCGAACTGCGCATCGGCGAGTTGCTGGCTGCGTGGCGTCGTTCGGCGCGCCCGGTGGTGCATGTACGCCACCTGTCCCGCTTGGCGGATTCGGTGTTCTGGCCTGGGCAGCCCGGCTGCGAATTCCAGCCTGCGTTCACGCCACTGGCGAGCGAAACGGTGTTCGACAAACATGTGCCCGATGCCTTCGCCAACTCCGGACTTGAGCGCTGGTTACACACTCGCGGAATCAGCCAACTGGTCATCGCCGGGGTCATTACCAACAATTCCGTGGAATCCACCGCCCGCTCCGCAGGCAATCTCGGTTTCGACGTGGTGGTGGTCGAAGACGCCTGCTTCACCTTCGACCAGCACGACCTGCATGGCCGGCTATGGCCTGCAGAGGACGTGCACGCCCTTTCGCTGGCTAATCTGGCTTTGGATTATGCGCGCATCTTGCGCGCGGAACAGGTACTGGCTGGCAGCGCGCTTGCAGGCGGCGGCTAA
- the tusD gene encoding sulfurtransferase complex subunit TusD, producing MKFAIAVFSPAHAPSSRRALRFAEAVLAGGHEIARLFFYQDGVHSASANVVAPQDEVDVAGQWRAFIETKQLDAVVCIAAALRRGVLDEAEANRYQRPAVNLPKPWELSGLGQLHEAAQVADRLVCFGGD from the coding sequence ATGAAATTCGCTATCGCGGTGTTCTCCCCGGCCCATGCGCCCTCCTCGCGACGCGCCCTGCGCTTCGCCGAGGCGGTGCTGGCTGGCGGACATGAGATTGCCCGGCTGTTCTTCTACCAGGACGGGGTGCACAGCGCCTCGGCCAACGTTGTCGCCCCTCAGGACGAGGTGGATGTGGCCGGCCAGTGGCGGGCCTTTATCGAGACCAAGCAGCTGGACGCCGTGGTGTGCATCGCCGCCGCCCTGCGCCGTGGTGTGCTCGACGAAGCCGAGGCCAACCGCTACCAGCGCCCGGCCGTGAACCTGCCCAAGCCGTGGGAGCTGTCAGGGCTCGGCCAACTGCACGAGGCCGCCCAGGTTGCCGACCGCCTTGTCTGCTTCGGAGGCGACTGA
- the tusC gene encoding sulfurtransferase complex subunit TusC translates to MAKSLLIISRQAPWNGPSAREALDIALAGGAFDLPLGMLFLDDGVFQLAPDQQPAAVQQKNLAANLQALPMFGVEELFACSHSLARRGLAAESLALPAQVLDDAALAALIARFDQVVTL, encoded by the coding sequence ATGGCCAAATCCTTGTTGATCATCAGCCGCCAGGCACCCTGGAACGGCCCCTCGGCCCGTGAGGCGCTGGACATCGCCCTGGCCGGCGGTGCGTTCGACCTGCCGCTGGGCATGCTGTTTCTCGATGATGGCGTCTTCCAGCTTGCGCCGGACCAACAGCCCGCTGCCGTACAGCAGAAGAACCTGGCTGCCAACCTGCAAGCGCTGCCCATGTTCGGCGTGGAGGAGCTGTTCGCCTGCAGCCACAGCCTCGCCCGCCGTGGCCTGGCCGCCGAAAGCCTCGCATTGCCGGCGCAGGTGCTCGACGATGCGGCACTGGCCGCGCTGATCGCCCGTTTTGACCAGGTGGTAACGCTGTGA
- a CDS encoding glutathione S-transferase family protein, producing MGLLIDGRWHDQWYENGKDGTFKRENAQRRNPLPAPEAGRYHLYVSLACPWAHRTLIVRALKGLEPLIDVSVVSWLMQDHGWTFDQQQGSSGDHLDSLQYLHQRYTQDDPHYTGRVTVPVLWDKQAKRIVNNESSEIIRIFNSAFNALTGNTLDLYPAPLRSTIDALNERIYPAVNNGVYRAGFATTQEAYEAAFDDVFNELDYLEDLLSRNRYLAGEYLTEADVRLFTTLVRFDAVYHGHFKCNLRRLSDYHNLSNWLRELYQWPGVAGTVNMEHIQKHYYLSHKTINPNGIVPKGPLQNFSLPHDRERLPGEGIWQA from the coding sequence ATGGGCCTTTTGATCGATGGCCGCTGGCATGACCAGTGGTATGAAAACGGCAAGGACGGTACGTTCAAGCGCGAGAATGCCCAACGCCGCAACCCGCTGCCCGCCCCCGAAGCCGGCCGTTACCACCTGTACGTCTCGCTGGCCTGCCCATGGGCACACCGCACCCTGATCGTCCGTGCCCTCAAGGGCCTGGAACCGTTGATCGATGTGTCGGTGGTCAGCTGGCTGATGCAGGACCATGGCTGGACCTTCGACCAGCAGCAAGGCTCTTCTGGTGACCACCTCGACTCCCTGCAGTACCTGCACCAGCGCTATACCCAGGATGACCCACACTACACCGGCCGCGTGACAGTACCAGTGCTGTGGGACAAGCAAGCCAAGCGCATCGTCAACAACGAGTCGTCAGAGATCATCCGCATCTTCAACAGCGCGTTCAACGCGTTGACCGGCAATACGCTGGACCTCTACCCCGCGCCGCTGCGTTCGACCATCGATGCACTGAACGAGCGCATCTACCCGGCGGTGAACAACGGCGTATACCGCGCAGGCTTCGCCACCACGCAGGAGGCCTATGAAGCGGCGTTCGACGATGTGTTCAACGAACTGGACTATCTGGAAGACTTGCTCAGCCGCAACCGCTACCTGGCGGGCGAATACCTGACCGAGGCCGATGTGCGCCTGTTCACCACCCTGGTGCGCTTCGATGCGGTGTACCACGGCCACTTCAAGTGCAACCTGCGGCGCCTGAGCGATTACCACAACCTGTCAAACTGGTTGCGTGAGCTGTACCAGTGGCCAGGGGTGGCGGGTACGGTGAACATGGAGCATATCCAGAAGCACTATTACCTGAGCCACAAGACCATCAACCCGAACGGGATCGTGCCCAAGGGGCCGCTGCAGAACTTCAGCCTGCCACATGATCGCGAGCGGTTGCCAGGCGAAGGGATCTGGCAGGCTTAA
- a CDS encoding LysR family transcriptional regulator yields MALDMLREIQAFVSVAHKRSFVAAARALGRSPSAVTRAVQALEDNAGSKLLNRNASAVTLTEAGERLLPHAERLLDVQRDAADELAALSGSAQGWIRFAVPQLLGEHMLPQVLAEFSRCHPQVTLDVQYSDGALDPLQGKFDFVVRGAFPQSSELIGYPLWDYQRHLYASPAYLALAGTPQHPDDLERHALILHTAPRILKAWHFCRDGQITSLRPRPRLRLDSGHAVYHSTLAGAGIARLAAWVGEAQVKAGRLVRVCPHYRLTSSSGQDPQMHAVYPAGELPARVRDLLGALRRAGMAC; encoded by the coding sequence ATGGCACTGGACATGCTGCGGGAGATACAAGCGTTCGTCAGTGTGGCGCACAAGCGCAGCTTCGTCGCCGCCGCCCGCGCCCTGGGGCGCTCACCCAGCGCAGTAACCCGCGCGGTACAGGCCCTCGAAGACAACGCCGGCAGCAAGCTGCTCAACCGCAACGCCAGCGCCGTGACCCTGACCGAAGCCGGTGAGCGCCTGCTACCACACGCCGAGCGCTTGCTGGATGTGCAACGTGATGCCGCTGATGAACTGGCCGCGCTCAGCGGCAGTGCGCAAGGCTGGATTCGCTTCGCCGTACCGCAACTGCTGGGTGAACATATGCTGCCCCAGGTGCTGGCCGAGTTTTCCCGCTGCCACCCGCAGGTCACCCTGGATGTGCAGTATAGCGACGGCGCCCTCGATCCATTGCAAGGCAAGTTCGACTTCGTGGTGCGCGGCGCCTTTCCGCAATCGAGCGAGTTGATTGGCTACCCGCTGTGGGATTACCAGCGCCACCTGTATGCAAGCCCGGCCTACCTGGCATTGGCTGGCACGCCACAGCACCCCGATGACCTTGAAAGGCACGCCTTGATCCTGCACACCGCGCCGCGCATCCTCAAAGCCTGGCACTTCTGTCGCGACGGCCAGATCACCAGCTTGCGCCCCCGGCCGAGGCTGCGCCTGGACTCGGGCCACGCGGTGTACCACAGCACCCTGGCCGGTGCGGGCATCGCTCGCCTGGCTGCCTGGGTTGGCGAAGCACAGGTAAAGGCGGGCCGGCTGGTGCGGGTGTGCCCACATTATCGCCTGACCTCCAGCAGCGGCCAGGACCCGCAGATGCATGCCGTTTACCCCGCCGGCGAGTTGCCGGCGCGGGTACGTGACTTGCTCGGCGCCCTGCGCCGCGCCGGCATGGCCTGCTGA
- a CDS encoding TusE/DsrC/DsvC family sulfur relay protein, which translates to MNTLTVGDQAIALDKDGFLVDLQDWSPAAAEALAAREGIPLTADHWEILELLRQFYQEYQLSPATRPLIKYTALKLGPDKGNSPHLNRLFNGTPAKLAAKLAGLPKPTNCI; encoded by the coding sequence ATGAATACGCTCACCGTTGGCGATCAGGCGATCGCCCTGGACAAGGACGGCTTCCTGGTCGACCTGCAGGACTGGTCACCTGCCGCTGCCGAGGCGTTGGCCGCGCGCGAGGGCATCCCGTTGACTGCGGACCACTGGGAGATCCTCGAACTGCTGCGCCAGTTCTACCAGGAGTACCAGCTGTCTCCGGCTACCCGCCCGCTGATCAAGTACACGGCGCTCAAGCTGGGCCCGGACAAAGGCAACAGCCCACACCTGAACCGCCTGTTCAATGGCACTCCCGCCAAACTCGCCGCCAAGCTGGCGGGCCTGCCCAAACCGACCAACTGCATATGA
- a CDS encoding glycosyl transferase family protein produces the protein MTQPRPLTLETPAEHPFAEFVRILGKGKRGARGLTREEARAAMTLLLEDKVEDAQLGAFLMLLRHKEESAEELAGFTEALRAHLQAPRIAVDLDWPTYAGKKRHLPWYLLAAKCLASNGVRILMHGGGAHTAGRMYTEQLLDLLQIPLCRNWAAVAEALDQHQLAFFPLQDWAPQLQRMIDLRNTLGLRSPIHSLARVLNPLGARCGLQSIFHPGYQAVHREASRLLGDHALVIKGDGGEIEVNPDVISHLYGTTAGEAWDEEWPALSERRHVKPPSLQAEHLLACWRGEVDDSYGEKAVIATMALALRSLGRGREEAFATAQGYWQARNKSI, from the coding sequence ATGACCCAGCCACGCCCACTCACCCTGGAAACCCCGGCCGAACACCCGTTCGCTGAATTCGTGCGTATTCTTGGCAAAGGCAAGCGCGGCGCGCGTGGCCTGACCCGCGAAGAGGCTCGCGCGGCCATGACCCTGTTGCTGGAAGACAAGGTCGAAGACGCCCAGCTCGGTGCCTTCCTCATGCTGCTGCGGCACAAGGAAGAAAGCGCAGAGGAACTGGCCGGCTTCACCGAGGCACTGCGCGCGCACCTGCAGGCCCCGCGCATCGCCGTGGACCTGGACTGGCCCACGTATGCCGGCAAGAAGCGCCATCTGCCGTGGTACCTGCTGGCCGCCAAGTGCCTGGCCAGCAATGGTGTGCGCATCCTGATGCATGGCGGTGGCGCACATACCGCCGGGCGCATGTATACCGAGCAACTGCTCGACCTGTTGCAGATCCCCCTGTGCCGCAATTGGGCAGCCGTTGCCGAGGCACTCGACCAGCATCAGCTGGCGTTCTTTCCGCTGCAGGATTGGGCGCCGCAGTTGCAGCGTATGATCGACCTGCGCAACACCCTGGGCCTGCGCTCACCGATCCACTCGCTGGCCAGGGTCCTCAACCCGCTGGGCGCGCGCTGTGGCCTGCAGAGCATCTTCCACCCCGGTTACCAGGCGGTCCACCGCGAGGCAAGCCGCCTGCTGGGTGACCATGCGCTGGTGATCAAGGGCGATGGTGGCGAGATCGAGGTCAACCCCGATGTCATCAGCCACCTTTACGGCACCACGGCAGGTGAGGCCTGGGATGAAGAATGGCCAGCGCTGAGCGAGCGCCGTCACGTCAAGCCGCCCAGCCTGCAAGCCGAGCATCTGCTGGCCTGCTGGCGTGGCGAGGTTGACGACAGTTATGGCGAGAAAGCCGTCATCGCCACCATGGCCCTGGCCCTTCGCAGCTTGGGCCGAGGCCGCGAAGAGGCGTTCGCAACAGCCCAAGGCTATTGGCAAGCGCGAAATAAATCGATCTAA
- a CDS encoding Bax inhibitor-1/YccA family protein translates to MREQDYAVHHGQQVEQQEISKVLRNTYSLLALTLAFSGVMAFVAQQMRVGYPNVFVVLIGFYGLFFLTNKLRDSAWGLVSTFALTGFMGFILGPILNRYLGMAGGAEVVSSAFAMTALVFGGLSAYVLITRKDMSFLSGFITAGFFVLLGAVVASFFFQISGLQLAISAGFVLFSSVCILFQTSAIIHGGERNYIMATISLYVSIYNLFVSLLQLFGIMGRDD, encoded by the coding sequence ATGCGCGAACAGGATTACGCCGTACACCACGGCCAGCAGGTCGAGCAGCAGGAGATCAGCAAGGTCCTGCGCAACACGTACAGCCTGCTGGCGCTTACCCTCGCCTTCAGCGGTGTCATGGCCTTCGTGGCCCAGCAGATGCGCGTCGGCTACCCGAACGTGTTCGTGGTGCTGATCGGCTTCTACGGGCTGTTCTTCCTCACCAACAAATTGCGTGATTCCGCCTGGGGCCTGGTATCCACCTTCGCCCTCACCGGCTTCATGGGCTTCATCCTCGGCCCTATCCTCAACCGTTACCTGGGCATGGCCGGTGGCGCCGAAGTGGTCAGCTCGGCATTCGCCATGACCGCGCTGGTGTTCGGTGGCCTGTCGGCCTATGTGCTGATCACCCGCAAGGACATGAGCTTCCTCAGCGGCTTCATCACTGCAGGCTTCTTCGTTCTGCTGGGTGCTGTCGTGGCCAGCTTCTTCTTCCAGATCAGTGGCTTGCAACTGGCGATCAGCGCCGGCTTCGTACTGTTCTCGTCGGTCTGCATCCTGTTCCAGACCAGCGCGATCATCCACGGTGGCGAGCGCAACTACATCATGGCAACCATCAGCCTGTATGTATCGATCTACAATCTGTTCGTCAGCCTGCTGCAACTGTTTGGCATCATGGGTCGTGACGACTGA